The nucleotide window AACGGCCGTAAGCTTCAGCAGCGCTGTCTGCGACGCTTTGTCCGCTCCCAAATCGGCCAACAAACCGGGGACCGTAAACATAAACAACGCCCGCACCTCCTTATCCGTCAGACCGGTTAAGTTGGTGCGGTAGCTGTCTAGCAAAGAACAGCCGCCTTGCGGACCGCGTTCGGCATATACCGGCACACCGGCCGTGCTCAGGGCGTCCAGGTCGCGGTAAATGGTGCGCGGCGAAACCTCCAGGCGGTCGGCCAACTCTTGGGCCGTCATTTGCCCGCGGGTTTGCAGCAGCATCAGCAGTGAAATCAGTCGGTCGGCGCGCACGGCCGTTTACCCCTCCAGCGCGCCAAACACCACCGGCAGCAGCTGCTTCTTGCGCGACACCACATCCACCGCTTCCAGCGTGTGGTCTGGCAGGCGTGGGTAAGGCAGCACTTCCAACTGTGGCAGTTCGTCAGTCACTATCAGTCGGCTGGTACGCCGCACAACATCTGTCACCATCAACATGGCAAAATGGAGGCCGCGACTTTCTTTAAGCTCGGTCAATGCTTCACGTAAAGCTGCCAGGTGTTCTTCCAACTGGGCAAAATTGGTCACTTCCGCCTGCGCAATGCCAAACTCGATGCCATCGGTTTCATACAGCTTAAAGTCGGCGCTAACAATTTCGCCTGGCGACCGCGAGGCCAAACCGGCGCCAGCTTCCAGAATTTGACGGCCGTAACCCTCAATTGTCTCCCCTTCCAACATGGAGCCGCGCATAAACGCCCACCGCGCCAGCCGCTCGGCGGCTGCATGGTCGCGCTCCGTCGTCGTCGGCGACGTCAGAATGAGCGTATCAGACAGCACCCCGGCCAACAACAGCCCGGCCAGCGCTGGCGGCGCGCTCAGGCCAGCCTCGTTAATGCGTTCTGTCACCAATGTGCTGGTGCTGCCCACCACATCCACCGTAAAGCGAATCGGGATGTGTGTCGTCGGATTGCCCAGCCGGTGATGGTCCAGAATCTCCAATAAATCGGCCTCATCCAACGCGCCCAACGCCTGCCCCATCTCGTTGTGATCCACCAGAATCAGCTTCAGGCGAGGTGGGTTTAACGCCTCGCGCTGGCGGCAAACGCCGGCATAGCTGCCATGTTCATCTACAATCCAAAACTCGCTGCGTTCTTCGCGCAAAATGCGCGGCAGCGTGTCCTTAATGCGGCTCTTAATCTGAAATCGCGGCACTTCTGTATCGCACGCTTCACTGCACGGCTGGTCCAGCAGTTCCGCCAGACGGACTTCTTCCCGGCGCGGATGGGGACCAACCGCTTCGCTGAGAAACTTGAACAAACTCAACACCGTCACCAGGCCAAAAGGTTTGCCATCTTCCGTGACAATCGGCGCTGTGCCGCCGGTGCGATTGGCAATAGCCCAGGCTTCGCGCAGTGGGCGGTCTGGCGTGGTGGTGTTCAGCCGGTGGCAAATGGATTCAAAGCGCGGCGAAGCATCCGGCAGCAGAAACGGCGGCTCCAGTTGCAGTCGTTTTAATACCCAGGTTGTTTGGGGGTTCAATTGTCCGGCGCGGGCCGCGGCGATTTTTTCGCCCTCTTTGTCTTGCAGCAGCCAGGCGTAGCCCATAGCCGAGGCAATGGCGTCTGTATCCGGGTTCAAATGGCCGATGACATAAGTTTGTTCGCTGTTCGTAGGCATGGTGGGTTTTTCCTATTTCTGATACTGAATCTTGCCGCTTATTTTTGTAATGGTCAAGGGATTAGTAGGAATCGTTGTCATTCTGACGAGTCTTCGAGGAAGAATCCCCTTACCACTGACAAATAGGGATTCTTCGCTCCGAAACCCGATGGCCGAAGACTCCGCTCAGAATGAAAATGCGACGCGATGTCCTTAACCCGATGAGTTTGACTAACCTTTGACCACTACACTACACTTTCCGCTTATTTTTAGCGCTTTCCGGCGTATTTGTCCAAGATAATTCTGAGCAGGTGTGTTCATTGGATTGCTACTTCTTGTGCAGTTTAACACATGACAAATTACCTTCGTTTCGTGGAATATGATCACTTGCCAAACAATCGTTTGGTCTGCCATGATTGTTGAGTCTCGACATTACCGTGCTTGTCTATCATATACGAATCGTGGGGTTCCTGTGAAAAGCGGTCTCATTTATGTAATCGTTCTGTTTTGCACCTGTGTAGGTTGTGCGGGTGGAACCAGTTTTATTGCGGTTGAGGGCGATGTTGGCCCGGTCGAAGTATCCCTAGCTGTGGATTCTAACGGACAGATTTCTGTCCAAAGTGCCATCACCATTATCCAAATCGGGTCAGAAGATTTCTTGGGCGTCAGCCTAAAGATGGGCGTTGAAAAGGCTCTGAATCAGGCAAAAGGCAAATCAAATTTTCTCATCCTTGTTTGGGAAAATGACAATGGCATCTGGCAGCAACAGTACAACGTTGGTGAGGCATTTAAGGTGAAGTTTTCTGAGCAGGAATGGGTCCGAGAAATCTATACACTAGAGAACGGAACTATCCTGGTTGAAGTGGACGTAAAATCTATTAATCCACCCACCTTGTCGGAGTCTGGGAAGAGAAGCTCTTCTACAAATCTCGTTACTCCGCCTCCTGACAAGGATACATCTTCGATCTGGTTGGAAATCGTTTTTCAGGAGGCACGTTCGTTAGGCAATAATCGCTGCCAGTTGGTCTATAAATTGATGGGCCATGGGGGAAACGGCCGTTATGATTTTTTCCATGACACGGTTACTCGTGATGAGGGAAAACTTATCATGCGGGATGTGGCCGCCACCGAGTATATTCTTGAAAAACCCTCTGGGGTAAATGGTGACCCGTTTACCATTCACATGTGCAGCGCGGACTCTTGTGTGCATGAAGACGTCTGGATACATTCGTATCAATCCTCATGTCAATGAGACGTTTCAGGCAATTTCGGATCTCTGAAGAATTCTGTGGCTGCCCCCCTCCCTAGCCCTCCACCCTTGGGAGAGGGTTGGGAAGAGGGGTTTGCCACAGGTAAGCTCAGAGAACCGCAATTTCTACTTGCCGTGACCCTGTTCTCATTTCCCCGATGATGTAAGCGGATTGCTTGAGTGCCTGTTGGGCTAGTTCCGCCTGTTCGGCTGGCACAATGACCAACATGCCCAACCCCAGGTTAAACACATGGGCCATTTCCGCGTCGGAGACGTTGGCGTGGCGCTGGATCAGGTCGAAGATAGGCGGGACAGGCCAACTGCCATGCCGCAGAATGGCCCCCAGGCCGGCCGGGAAAATGCGTGGTGGGTTGTCAATCAGGCCGCCGCCGGTGATGTGGGCCAGGCCGCGCACGTCTATGCCTGCCTGCCATAGCTGGCGAATTTCCGCCAGGTAGGGGCGATGGACGGCCAGCAGCGCCTCGCCGATGGATTGGCCCAGGTCGGGATGGGGCGCGCGCCAATCTAGCCCGGCCAGGGCGGCGCGGGCCAGGCTGTAGCCGTTGGTGTGCAGCCCGCTGGATGGCAGCCCTAAAATCGCATCGCCTGCCTGGATGCGCGAGCCATCAATGATGTTCGCTTTGTCCACCACGCCGACGATTGTGCCGACCAGGTCGAGTTCGCCGGGCTGGTAGACGCCGGGCATTTCGGCCGTTTCGCCGCCGAGTAGGGCGCAGCCGACGGCGCGACACGCCTGCGCCGCCCCGCCCACCACCGCGGCAATCTTTTGCGGGTCCAGCTTGCTGGAAGCCACGTAATCAAGAAAAAAGAGCGGCTCTGCGCCTTGCACTAAAATGTCGTTGAGGCAGTGGTTGACGATATCCTGGCCGATGGTGTCCCAACGGTCCAGGGCGGCAGCGACCATCGTTTTGGTCCCTACGCCGTCGGTGGAGGCGACGAGGACTGGTTCATCCATCTGCTTGAGCTTACTTATGTCAAATAAACCACCAAAACTGCCCACGCCAGACAGCACTTCGGGGCCGAAGGTGGCGTGTACGGCCGTTTTCATCAATTCCGTCGCTTTGTGTCCGGCGGCCAGGTCTACCCCGGCGGCGGCATAGGCGCTGCTGCTCATTTACTCCCTCCTGCCGATGTCGGTGCGGTAATGCGCCCCGTCAAAGTGAATGGTTTGTACCCTGACGTACGCCAGGGTTACGGCCGTTGCCAAATCTGCGCCCCGCGCGCTCACGCACAACACCCGGCCGCCATCCGTCACAATCTGCCCGCCTTCTGTTTTTGTGCCGGCATGGAAGACCTGCACGCCCTCCGGCGCATCGTCCAGGCCGGTGATGGGCAGCCCTTTGCGATAACGCCCCGGATAGCCCGGCGCGGCCATAACGACGGTGGCGCACGCGCCGGGATGTACCTGGACCAGTTCTGGCGTCAGGCGACCGGCGGCGCAAGCTAACATAATTTCGGCCAGGTCGCTTTGCAGCAGGGGCAGCAGTGCCTGGGTTTCCGGGTCGCCAAAGCGGCAGTTGAATTCCAGCACTTTGGGGCCAACGGCCGTCAACATCACCCCGGCGTACAACACACCTACGTAAGGTGTGCCCTGCTGCGCCATGCCCTGCACCGCCGGTTGGATGACGGCGCGCATGAGTTCGTCCACCAGCGCCGCGTCTACGTCGGGCGGCGGGGCGTAAACACCCATGCCGCCGGTGTTGGGGCCGCGGTCGCCGTCGTAGGCGCGTTTGTGGTCACGGGCGGGAGGCAGGGGAACGGCCGTTTGCCCATCACAAAAGGCCAACAGCGACACTTCCGGGCCGCTGAGGCGCTCCTCAATCACCACTTCGTCGCCAGCCGCGCCAAATTCCCGGTCCAGCATGATCTGGCGCAGGGCGGCCTCCGCTTCCTGGCGCGTATCGCAGACGATGACGCCCTTGCCGGCGGCCAGCCCGCTGGCCTTGACGACGACGGGGCCATCGGGCAGGTTGGCAAGGGCTTGGTGGTGATTGGTGAACGTGGCGGAAACGGCCGTCGGGATGCCCATGTCTTGCATAAAGGCTTTGGCGAAGGCTTTCGACGTTTCCAGTTGGGCGGCAGCCTGGGTGGGGCCAAAGACGGTTAGCCCGGCGGATTTAAATGTATCAACTATGCCCAAAGCGAGGGGGATTTCGGGGCCAACGGCCGTTAGCCCAATCCCCTTCCCCCGCGCAAAAGCCACCAGCCCGGCCACGTCTTCCACGCTGATCGGGACGTTGGTCCCCACCTGCGCCGTGCCCGCGTTGCCCGGCGCGATAAAAATTTCGCCTACCAACGGCGACTGCGCCAGTTTCCACGCCAGCGCATGTTCCCGCCCGCCCGAACCGACAATCAAAACCTTCATGCCGTTATTTTCCCTCCTGTGAAAATGGGAGCGCGGACGTCCCGTCCGCCCCGGCAGGCGAGACGCCTGCGCTCCCAGGCGTGGTGGTGTGCCGCGCTACTGTTCGGCCGAGATGGAGATGTAGACGTTGCTGATGGATGCCGGGTCGGCGGTAAACATGCGGCCGGCGGTGACATTCGCCATGCGCGTCAGCACGGAGACGTCGGCTTCGCTGCCAAAGGCGATGGGGAAAATCTTCACGCCATCGGCTTCGGCGTTGGCCGGCAGGCAGGTGGCGAACATCTGGTTTTCCGTGACGCGCCCCACGGTGTCTTCGCCATCAGACAATAAAACGATGCCGTAGAGGCGAGATTCACCATCGGCGACATCCGCTTCTTGCGCGGCATTGACGGCTTCAACGGCGTCGCAGACGGCTTCATAAAGGGCGGTGTTGCCGTTGGCCACCAGCCCACCGACGCGCTGGGTGAGGGTTTCTACAACGTCACCGGCGCGGTTCGGTTCGGCCAACATGGTTACGTTGTCGCTGAAAATCATCACGCCGACGTTGTCGTTGGGGTCCAGGCGGCGCAAGAAGTCCATGGTAGCATCGCGGGCGGTCTTGATGCGTTCGCCGGACATACTGCCGGAAGTATCCAACACGACGAGGATGGTGGCTTTGCGCTTGTTGAGTTGGAATACATCTATGATGGCGCTGCTGATTTCGGTGTTGGGGCTGGGCAGAGCCGGGATGGTTTGGGGGCTGGCGTTGGGGTCTGTGCCGCTGCTGCGGTCCAGGGGGGAGTGGAGGGCGATGCTGCGGTCTAACGGCCGTAAATAATTATCAATCGCCATTTCTTGCTGCGTGGGGGCGCGCAAGTAATCGCGAAAGAGTTTGGCCGCTTCGGCCTGCTCTGGCGTCACCCAGTCGGCATTGTCCAGAATGCAGAAGGGATGGTCGGCCCAAATTGTGCCTTCGGCGGGGAAGATGAAAACCAGCGGAAAGCTGAGTTCGCTGCCGCGCTCAACGTTAAAGCGCACCACGTCGGCTTCGGGCACGGCGGCGGCGTGCAGGTAGCTGGGGCCTTCGCGGGCCATTAAATCCAGCAGGGCGGGGGCCTGACGGCCGTATTTGCTGGTGTTGTTTTGCAGCTCACGCATGGCGTTCTGCACCTCGTCGCTGTAAACGTCGGCCGGGGTCAGGTTGGCCCCAGCGATGCCATAGACGAAGCCGGCCATGGAGAGCAGCCCGGAGTTGGCGTAGGCGGGATGGGTGTGGCCGAAGCGGAATTCACCCCATTCAGGACGGCCGTAACTGCCCCAACCGTCTGGATCAGCCGCTAACTGCACGATGGTGTCCCAGCCGATGGGTTCGTTGGGCCAGCCGAGGGTTTCGGCCATGGGCTGCCACATGGCAAAGCCAAGCGGCGCGTAGATGGTGGGCAGGCATTCCTGGGAAGCCAGCGGCTTGTTGGCGCGTAGTTTCCAGGCGGCGTTGGCCTGGTCCACCCAGGATTGGTCGCCGGGACTCCAGGCGGTGGGCTGGGAACGGCCGTCCAAAATCGCCTCCATCGAATCGCCCGACGTGACGTGGCTGACTTCCACAATGATGGCATTGCCCGCCGAGGTGGTCTGCCCGGCGGCGTTGAACTGGGCCACGA belongs to Candidatus Leptovillus gracilis and includes:
- a CDS encoding DHH family phosphoesterase — translated: MPTNSEQTYVIGHLNPDTDAIASAMGYAWLLQDKEGEKIAAARAGQLNPQTTWVLKRLQLEPPFLLPDASPRFESICHRLNTTTPDRPLREAWAIANRTGGTAPIVTEDGKPFGLVTVLSLFKFLSEAVGPHPRREEVRLAELLDQPCSEACDTEVPRFQIKSRIKDTLPRILREERSEFWIVDEHGSYAGVCRQREALNPPRLKLILVDHNEMGQALGALDEADLLEILDHHRLGNPTTHIPIRFTVDVVGSTSTLVTERINEAGLSAPPALAGLLLAGVLSDTLILTSPTTTERDHAAAERLARWAFMRGSMLEGETIEGYGRQILEAGAGLASRSPGEIVSADFKLYETDGIEFGIAQAEVTNFAQLEEHLAALREALTELKESRGLHFAMLMVTDVVRRTSRLIVTDELPQLEVLPYPRLPDHTLEAVDVVSRKKQLLPVVFGALEG
- the purD gene encoding phosphoribosylamine--glycine ligase encodes the protein MKVLIVGSGGREHALAWKLAQSPLVGEIFIAPGNAGTAQVGTNVPISVEDVAGLVAFARGKGIGLTAVGPEIPLALGIVDTFKSAGLTVFGPTQAAAQLETSKAFAKAFMQDMGIPTAVSATFTNHHQALANLPDGPVVVKASGLAAGKGVIVCDTRQEAEAALRQIMLDREFGAAGDEVVIEERLSGPEVSLLAFCDGQTAVPLPPARDHKRAYDGDRGPNTGGMGVYAPPPDVDAALVDELMRAVIQPAVQGMAQQGTPYVGVLYAGVMLTAVGPKVLEFNCRFGDPETQALLPLLQSDLAEIMLACAAGRLTPELVQVHPGACATVVMAAPGYPGRYRKGLPITGLDDAPEGVQVFHAGTKTEGGQIVTDGGRVLCVSARGADLATAVTLAYVRVQTIHFDGAHYRTDIGRRE
- a CDS encoding VWA domain-containing protein; amino-acid sequence: MDRTRIIFVGIVGLAFLVIVCMVGVQFIARLGGNANPVTQVEQATPLPRDSVLITVSSSNTKQNWLDAVVAQFNAAGQTTSAGNAIIVEVSHVTSGDSMEAILDGRSQPTAWSPGDQSWVDQANAAWKLRANKPLASQECLPTIYAPLGFAMWQPMAETLGWPNEPIGWDTIVQLAADPDGWGSYGRPEWGEFRFGHTHPAYANSGLLSMAGFVYGIAGANLTPADVYSDEVQNAMRELQNNTSKYGRQAPALLDLMAREGPSYLHAAAVPEADVVRFNVERGSELSFPLVFIFPAEGTIWADHPFCILDNADWVTPEQAEAAKLFRDYLRAPTQQEMAIDNYLRPLDRSIALHSPLDRSSGTDPNASPQTIPALPSPNTEISSAIIDVFQLNKRKATILVVLDTSGSMSGERIKTARDATMDFLRRLDPNDNVGVMIFSDNVTMLAEPNRAGDVVETLTQRVGGLVANGNTALYEAVCDAVEAVNAAQEADVADGESRLYGIVLLSDGEDTVGRVTENQMFATCLPANAEADGVKIFPIAFGSEADVSVLTRMANVTAGRMFTADPASISNVYISISAEQ
- a CDS encoding phosphoribosylformylglycinamidine cyclo-ligase, encoding MSSSAYAAAGVDLAAGHKATELMKTAVHATFGPEVLSGVGSFGGLFDISKLKQMDEPVLVASTDGVGTKTMVAAALDRWDTIGQDIVNHCLNDILVQGAEPLFFLDYVASSKLDPQKIAAVVGGAAQACRAVGCALLGGETAEMPGVYQPGELDLVGTIVGVVDKANIIDGSRIQAGDAILGLPSSGLHTNGYSLARAALAGLDWRAPHPDLGQSIGEALLAVHRPYLAEIRQLWQAGIDVRGLAHITGGGLIDNPPRIFPAGLGAILRHGSWPVPPIFDLIQRHANVSDAEMAHVFNLGLGMLVIVPAEQAELAQQALKQSAYIIGEMRTGSRQVEIAVL